In Chondrinema litorale, one genomic interval encodes:
- the katG gene encoding catalase/peroxidase HPI, whose translation MEKHNSSNGERGTSFEVNNSSKCPFLSGNQDFSAGGGTRNTDWWPNQLNINILRQHSSLSDPMGKDFDYAKEFQSLDLKAVKQDLYDLMTDSQDWWPADFGHYGPLFIRMAWHSAGTYRIGDGRGGGGAGSQRFAPLNSWPDNANLDKARRLLWPIKQKYGKKLSWADLMILTGNCALESMGFKTFGFGGGREDIWEPEEDIYWGSEGEWLTDKRYSGERDLDDPLAAVVMGLIYVDPEGPNGNGDPVSAAQDIRETFGRMAMNDEETVALIAGGHSFGKTHGAGDVKHVGPEPEAAGIEEQGLGWTSSYGSGKGGDTITGGPEVTWTKTPTKWSNNFFENLFEFDWELTKSPAGAKQWVAKGAGNVIPDAHDPSKSHAPTMLTTDLSLKFDPEYEKISRRFYENPDQFADAFARAWYKLTHRDMGPKSRYLGPEVPEEDLIWQDPLPAVTHELISDADAETLKAKILSSGLSVLELVSTAWASASTYRGSDKRGGANGARVRLAPQKDWEVNNPAQLDKVLQKLEAIKTEFDGTGKQVSIADLIVLAGCAGVEKAAKDAGHDVKVPFTPGRVDATQEQTDADQFGYLMPAADGFRNFRKTKYSVSTEELLIDRAQLLTLTPPELTVLMGGMRVLDTNFDKSKHGVFTDKPETLTNDFFLNLLDMNTVWKATSDDQEVFEGTDRKTGAAKWTATRADLIFGSNSELRALAEVYGCSDSQDKFVKDFVAAWSKVMNLDRFDLA comes from the coding sequence ATGGAAAAACACAATAGTTCAAATGGTGAACGAGGAACTAGTTTTGAAGTAAACAATTCAAGCAAATGTCCATTTTTAAGTGGTAACCAAGATTTTAGTGCTGGCGGCGGTACTAGAAATACAGATTGGTGGCCAAACCAATTAAACATTAACATTCTACGACAACACTCATCATTATCTGACCCAATGGGTAAAGATTTTGATTATGCAAAAGAATTTCAATCTCTCGACCTAAAAGCTGTAAAACAAGATCTTTACGATCTAATGACTGATTCACAAGATTGGTGGCCTGCCGATTTTGGTCATTACGGTCCATTATTTATAAGAATGGCTTGGCACAGTGCCGGTACCTATAGAATTGGTGACGGTCGTGGAGGTGGAGGAGCTGGTTCTCAGCGTTTTGCACCACTTAACAGTTGGCCAGATAATGCTAACCTAGACAAAGCAAGAAGATTACTTTGGCCAATAAAACAAAAGTATGGCAAGAAATTATCTTGGGCAGATTTAATGATTCTCACAGGTAACTGTGCATTAGAATCTATGGGTTTTAAAACTTTTGGATTTGGTGGTGGCCGCGAAGATATTTGGGAGCCAGAAGAAGATATTTATTGGGGTTCTGAAGGTGAATGGTTAACCGATAAAAGATACTCTGGAGAGAGAGACTTGGATGACCCACTTGCAGCAGTAGTAATGGGTTTGATCTATGTTGATCCAGAAGGTCCAAACGGAAATGGTGATCCTGTTTCTGCGGCACAAGACATTCGCGAAACATTTGGTAGAATGGCCATGAACGACGAAGAAACAGTTGCCTTAATTGCAGGTGGACACAGTTTCGGTAAAACTCATGGTGCAGGCGATGTAAAACATGTTGGTCCAGAACCAGAAGCAGCCGGTATTGAAGAGCAAGGCTTAGGCTGGACGAGTAGCTACGGTTCAGGTAAAGGTGGAGATACCATTACTGGTGGTCCAGAAGTTACTTGGACAAAAACACCTACCAAATGGAGCAACAACTTCTTCGAAAACCTTTTTGAATTTGATTGGGAATTAACAAAAAGCCCTGCCGGTGCAAAACAATGGGTAGCTAAAGGTGCTGGTAATGTTATTCCAGATGCACACGACCCATCAAAAAGTCATGCACCGACGATGCTTACTACTGACCTTTCGTTAAAATTCGATCCTGAGTACGAAAAAATCTCAAGAAGATTCTACGAAAATCCAGATCAGTTTGCTGATGCTTTTGCAAGAGCTTGGTACAAACTTACTCATAGAGATATGGGACCAAAAAGCAGGTATCTTGGTCCAGAAGTTCCTGAAGAAGATTTAATCTGGCAAGATCCACTACCAGCGGTTACACATGAGTTAATTAGCGATGCCGATGCAGAAACATTGAAAGCAAAAATATTAAGTTCAGGTCTTTCAGTATTAGAACTAGTTTCAACTGCTTGGGCTTCTGCTTCTACTTATCGCGGTTCTGATAAAAGAGGTGGTGCCAATGGTGCTAGAGTGAGGTTAGCTCCTCAAAAAGATTGGGAGGTTAACAATCCTGCTCAGTTAGACAAAGTATTGCAAAAATTAGAAGCAATTAAAACTGAGTTTGATGGCACTGGCAAGCAAGTTTCTATTGCTGATTTGATAGTTTTAGCTGGTTGTGCAGGTGTTGAAAAAGCTGCCAAAGATGCTGGGCATGATGTAAAAGTGCCATTTACTCCTGGTAGAGTGGATGCAACACAAGAGCAAACTGATGCTGATCAATTCGGTTATTTAATGCCAGCAGCTGATGGTTTCCGTAACTTTAGAAAAACTAAATATTCAGTTTCTACTGAAGAATTACTGATAGATCGTGCTCAATTACTTACATTAACTCCTCCTGAGCTTACTGTATTAATGGGTGGTATGCGTGTTTTAGATACTAATTTCGATAAATCTAAGCATGGTGTATTTACAGATAAACCAGAAACTTTAACCAACGATTTCTTCCTAAACTTGCTAGACATGAATACTGTTTGGAAAGCTACTTCAGACGACCAAGAAGTATTTGAAGGAACAGATCGTAAAACTGGTGCTGCAAAATGGACTGCCACTCGTGCTGATCTTATCTTTGGTTCTAACTCAGAATTACGTGCACTTGCAGAAGTTTATGGATGCAGCGATTCACAAGATAAATTTGTGAAAGATTTCGTAGCAGCATGGTCTAAAGTAATGAACCTAGATCGTTTCGATCTCGCATAA
- a CDS encoding alpha/beta fold hydrolase, with protein sequence MKNSILPYFVSKGETTLLNENVRQHLRGNFVRLSQGITHYELTGPSNGEIVLLFPGMTIPLFYWDDFIAYLHQQGLQTLAYSAYGRGYSDRVRAIYDIDLFVNQSIELLNTLGMNKVDHVIGTSLGALMAMEFLNRQVFPVKTLTLIGPAGLNTSEPLAAHIAKSKTMGKLFGTYLGHQSILKHLKLNVYSEKYKKKLLNMVADAFTFQGSVYAVLATLRSLPLINQQTAYNNISHLKIPTLLLWGKEDKIISVEHYPEALELLVPNEDHIIGQCGHMAAFECPEKVAQKFIPFIIRN encoded by the coding sequence ATGAAAAATTCTATTTTGCCCTATTTTGTGTCCAAAGGCGAAACTACCTTACTAAATGAGAACGTTCGACAACATCTTAGGGGAAATTTTGTTAGGCTAAGTCAGGGCATTACGCACTATGAACTGACCGGCCCTTCAAATGGGGAAATCGTTCTATTGTTTCCAGGTATGACCATTCCTTTATTTTACTGGGACGATTTCATTGCCTACCTTCATCAGCAGGGATTGCAAACATTGGCATACAGTGCTTACGGTAGAGGTTATTCCGACCGGGTAAGAGCCATTTATGATATTGACTTATTTGTTAATCAGAGCATTGAATTATTGAATACCCTGGGAATGAACAAAGTTGATCATGTTATTGGAACTTCGCTTGGAGCACTTATGGCGATGGAATTTCTTAACAGACAAGTATTCCCTGTTAAAACACTTACGCTCATTGGTCCTGCAGGACTTAATACCTCCGAACCATTGGCTGCCCATATTGCAAAAAGTAAAACTATGGGCAAGTTGTTTGGAACTTATCTCGGCCACCAAAGCATATTGAAACATTTGAAGCTTAATGTTTATTCAGAAAAGTATAAGAAAAAACTGCTAAATATGGTGGCTGATGCCTTTACCTTTCAAGGTTCTGTATATGCCGTATTAGCCACTTTGCGTTCGCTTCCTTTAATAAACCAACAAACAGCTTACAATAATATCAGTCATTTAAAAATTCCGACTTTATTGCTATGGGGCAAAGAAGATAAAATAATATCAGTGGAACATTATCCCGAAGCGTTAGAACTCTTAGTGCCGAACGAAGATCATATTATTGGACAATGTGGACATATGGCCGCCTTTGAGTGTCCTGAAAAGGTAGCACAAAAATTCATTCCTTTTATTATTCGAAATTAA
- a CDS encoding FAD-dependent oxidoreductase — MLNKTDVLIVGAGPTGTTLAIDLARRGLSVRIIEKNKTSFPGSRAKGIQPRTLEVFYDLGVIDELLKNGGLYPKMGIHLWRFTLPKTMFKNVNPTSAIPFPNTILIPQFRVDSILHKKLAEYDVKVEFDTTLTDFSQTADRVVAKVIKETKEEEITARFLVGADGGSSLVRKKLDIGFIGKTDEADRMLIVDANVRGLSRDYWHIWPTTSGFVGACPLPHSNLFQWMIKLKPDEEVPSNLNSITKRLQKAIKNPSVKLIDIQWTSVFRPNVRLASHYRKDRVFIAGDAAHVHTPAGAQGLNTGIQDAYNLGWKIAQTLAGAKDDSLLDSYEAERLPIAAGVLGLSSKKYEAIGKYSSASLKRGKDEQQLGITYQGSPIISTSCSVTKTLQAGDRVPNANFTTSEGKNITLFELLRGTQFTIIAYGSAARNELERLKWTKKGATLNRIFVNKDDERNQLGLKDTNLNFQKTFGLSDNALILIRPDKYIAHISTSNSLSTINQSVAKITGMKLD, encoded by the coding sequence ATGTTAAATAAAACAGACGTTTTAATAGTGGGAGCAGGTCCCACAGGAACAACATTAGCTATTGACCTTGCAAGAAGAGGGCTTTCGGTTCGTATCATTGAAAAAAACAAAACGAGCTTTCCCGGCTCAAGAGCGAAAGGCATTCAGCCCCGAACATTAGAAGTATTTTACGATTTAGGAGTAATTGATGAGTTGCTAAAAAATGGTGGATTATATCCTAAGATGGGCATACATCTATGGCGATTTACCCTTCCTAAAACGATGTTTAAAAATGTAAACCCAACATCAGCCATTCCTTTCCCTAACACCATACTCATTCCTCAATTTAGAGTTGATAGTATTTTACACAAAAAATTAGCAGAATATGATGTCAAAGTAGAGTTTGACACAACACTGACTGATTTTTCACAGACAGCAGATAGAGTAGTAGCGAAGGTTATAAAGGAAACAAAAGAGGAAGAAATCACTGCACGTTTTTTAGTTGGTGCAGACGGGGGATCAAGTTTGGTAAGAAAAAAACTAGACATAGGTTTTATAGGTAAAACAGATGAAGCAGACCGAATGTTAATAGTAGATGCAAACGTGAGAGGTCTTTCACGCGACTATTGGCACATTTGGCCTACCACCAGCGGTTTTGTGGGTGCTTGCCCGCTTCCTCACAGTAATTTGTTTCAATGGATGATTAAGCTAAAGCCAGATGAAGAAGTTCCTTCCAATCTTAATAGCATCACCAAACGCCTTCAAAAGGCAATAAAAAATCCATCTGTTAAACTCATCGATATACAATGGACTTCCGTATTCAGACCAAATGTAAGATTAGCTTCTCATTATCGAAAAGATCGGGTATTTATTGCTGGAGATGCCGCACACGTTCACACGCCTGCCGGAGCACAAGGTTTAAACACAGGAATACAGGACGCATATAATCTTGGATGGAAAATAGCTCAAACCTTAGCAGGTGCAAAAGATGATAGTTTACTGGATAGCTATGAAGCTGAACGCCTTCCAATAGCCGCAGGAGTGCTTGGCTTATCAAGTAAAAAATATGAGGCCATCGGAAAATATAGCAGTGCCAGCTTGAAAAGAGGTAAGGATGAACAGCAATTGGGTATTACTTATCAAGGAAGCCCAATTATTTCTACTTCGTGTTCTGTAACTAAGACACTCCAGGCAGGTGACAGGGTACCAAATGCAAATTTTACAACAAGCGAAGGTAAAAACATTACGCTTTTTGAATTGTTGCGTGGAACGCAGTTTACTATTATTGCTTATGGTTCGGCTGCAAGAAATGAACTTGAACGCTTAAAGTGGACAAAAAAAGGAGCAACTTTAAATCGAATTTTCGTAAACAAAGATGATGAAAGAAATCAATTGGGACTGAAAGACACAAACTTGAATTTTCAAAAAACTTTTGGACTTTCTGACAATGCACTGATACTAATAAGACCCGACAAATACATAGCTCATATTTCAACAAGTAATTCACTTTCTACTATTAATCAATCTGTTGCAAAAATTACAGGAATGAAGTTAGACTAA
- a CDS encoding PepSY-associated TM helix domain-containing protein — translation MNLRNYNVIFHLHTISGIVISVGLYIIFFAGAFTLFEHAIHHWEIEEATKEHNPDFTVTAKDIDYDRLLGQLKDDGYDLYGRSIYITLEDEKQQSFFLSASQDTITTKRAKESFRLKFDLNTYEISKQTERFSLATLLYWLHFFYQLDRTGYYISGIVSLFFLFAIVSGIVIHWKKIISNFFIFRPLAKLKTVWTDAHTALGTIGIPFQFMYALTGVMFGLGILVSTSGSIFYGGELQKYYDALYGDHDEHFGERIDLSAHSLNPFADSVTYHWADFTPKYVSILKCESPEIQFRAYGYVSTKTTFLNGGEIVFDVLSGKVNHAHNPLEPEYIESVWPTVYRLHFADYGDLGTLGNYVLKAIYFIMALITCFVIITGILIWLEARNKKNIPDKEKRYNQRVGNIYLAICLSMYPITAFTFIVSRLLPEEFNLLTETIFNSVYFGGWLFLSIYFYWKKDNYFTNKYTLLSGGILGLIIPIVNGFASGNWVWKTLPLHQYDIFAIDALWFFLGAGSLYAVYKLKKNDARKTGGTLNERKSMLKEKVIK, via the coding sequence ATGAACTTAAGGAACTACAACGTAATTTTTCATTTACATACCATTAGCGGAATTGTTATAAGTGTAGGATTGTATATCATTTTTTTTGCAGGTGCTTTTACCTTATTTGAGCATGCTATTCACCATTGGGAAATTGAAGAGGCCACTAAAGAGCATAATCCAGACTTTACAGTTACAGCGAAAGATATAGATTATGACAGACTATTAGGTCAATTAAAAGATGATGGCTATGATTTGTATGGTCGATCAATTTACATCACATTAGAAGATGAAAAACAGCAGTCTTTCTTTTTATCTGCTTCTCAGGATACTATTACAACTAAAAGAGCCAAAGAGAGCTTTCGATTAAAATTTGATTTAAATACTTATGAGATTTCGAAACAGACAGAACGTTTTAGTTTAGCCACATTACTTTACTGGCTACATTTTTTCTATCAGCTGGACAGAACAGGATATTATATTTCCGGTATAGTTTCCTTATTTTTCTTATTTGCTATAGTTTCAGGGATTGTTATACATTGGAAAAAAATCATTTCTAATTTTTTCATATTTAGACCTTTAGCCAAACTAAAAACAGTGTGGACAGATGCACATACTGCCTTAGGCACTATAGGTATTCCATTTCAATTTATGTATGCACTTACAGGTGTTATGTTTGGTTTAGGTATTTTGGTGAGTACTTCAGGATCTATTTTTTATGGTGGTGAATTACAAAAGTATTATGATGCTTTATATGGAGATCACGATGAGCATTTCGGAGAAAGGATAGATTTATCAGCCCATAGTTTAAATCCTTTTGCAGATAGTGTAACTTATCATTGGGCAGATTTTACTCCTAAATATGTCAGCATTTTAAAATGTGAAAGTCCGGAAATACAATTCAGAGCATATGGGTATGTAAGTACAAAAACCACTTTTTTAAATGGCGGTGAAATTGTTTTTGATGTGTTGTCTGGAAAAGTTAATCATGCCCATAATCCGTTAGAACCAGAATATATTGAGTCGGTATGGCCCACAGTATACAGGCTACATTTTGCAGATTATGGCGATTTGGGTACTTTGGGAAACTATGTATTAAAAGCGATCTATTTTATAATGGCACTCATCACCTGTTTTGTAATCATTACAGGCATACTAATTTGGTTAGAAGCACGAAATAAAAAGAATATTCCAGATAAAGAAAAACGATATAATCAAAGAGTAGGAAATATTTATTTAGCAATATGCCTAAGTATGTATCCTATAACTGCTTTCACATTTATTGTATCAAGACTTTTACCCGAAGAGTTCAATTTACTAACTGAAACCATATTCAATTCTGTATACTTTGGCGGGTGGTTGTTTTTATCAATTTATTTCTATTGGAAGAAGGATAATTACTTTACAAATAAATATACACTGCTTTCAGGAGGTATTCTTGGACTTATCATCCCAATTGTAAATGGCTTTGCTTCTGGAAATTGGGTTTGGAAAACTCTTCCATTACATCAATACGACATCTTTGCCATAGATGCATTATGGTTTTTTCTGGGAGCTGGGTCATTATATGCAGTGTATAAACTTAAAAAAAATGATGCAAGGAAAACAGGGGGAACTCTAAATGAAAGAAAATCTATGCTGAAAGAAAAGGTAATAAAATAG
- a CDS encoding TonB-dependent receptor has translation MKILYLHLMFLICFIWSYGKLNAQTQQIQITGKVVESNNKQPVEFTTVTIRNTETEELISGTTTNTEGAFTVFSDDPNIYISISFIGFVSKRIHNFKIVNNQVDLGTIIFLEDTETLEEVEVIGEKSKTEFQLDKRVFNVGSDLSSTGASALEVLNNVPSVRVNIEGQISLRGSQGVQILIDGKPSAIANEQGNALGTITADMIEKIEVITNPSAKYNAEGTSGILNIILKKEDKKGLNGSMTLNTGSPNNHSFGLSLNKRTEKFNLFSQLGGGYRTFPWKEETQNQDISSNESIPSKGGGDFNEHFVNAILGTDYHLNKRNIITLSGQFAFEGETKTSDVLFSFLDTDQVLEHSYTRNEQVTADNPKFRYELQYKKDFERNKDQILLFSATGDFFAKDEKNEYTHTTNNSSLPQQKTKNDYKLAEYIFKLDYTYPFLEKYTLEVGSQYSVNGVSNDYAISEFLDEDWVVSPDLTNIFDYNLNVLAFYATNAYQSEKWGLKVGLRLENTDLKTKLQTTNEQHSRNYTNLFPSVHTSYKFTETFSLQGGYSKRILRPSLWDLNPYYDIGSNGVATKFGTHLLRPLFLN, from the coding sequence ATGAAGATTTTGTATTTACATTTAATGTTTTTGATCTGTTTTATCTGGAGTTATGGTAAACTAAATGCCCAAACGCAGCAAATTCAAATAACAGGCAAAGTCGTGGAAAGCAACAATAAACAACCTGTAGAATTTACCACTGTTACTATCAGAAATACCGAAACAGAAGAATTAATCTCAGGAACTACTACTAATACTGAAGGAGCTTTTACTGTTTTTTCAGACGATCCAAATATTTATATTTCGATAAGCTTTATTGGTTTTGTTAGCAAGAGGATTCATAATTTTAAAATTGTAAATAATCAAGTTGATTTAGGTACTATTATATTTCTAGAAGATACAGAAACTTTAGAAGAAGTTGAAGTAATTGGTGAAAAATCTAAAACGGAATTTCAACTAGATAAACGGGTTTTTAACGTAGGTTCTGACCTAAGTAGCACAGGGGCAAGTGCACTAGAAGTACTTAACAATGTACCTTCGGTAAGAGTAAATATTGAAGGTCAAATCAGTCTACGTGGAAGCCAAGGGGTACAGATTCTTATAGATGGAAAACCCTCTGCCATAGCCAATGAGCAAGGCAATGCACTCGGAACCATTACTGCCGATATGATTGAAAAAATTGAGGTAATCACCAATCCATCAGCAAAATATAATGCCGAAGGTACTTCGGGTATTTTAAATATTATTTTAAAAAAGGAAGATAAAAAGGGTCTTAATGGTTCAATGACCCTCAACACAGGTAGCCCAAACAATCATAGTTTTGGGCTAAGCTTAAATAAGCGAACCGAAAAGTTTAATCTATTTAGTCAGTTGGGTGGGGGTTATAGAACATTTCCATGGAAAGAAGAAACCCAAAATCAGGATATAAGCTCAAATGAAAGTATTCCAAGCAAAGGAGGTGGCGATTTTAATGAGCACTTTGTAAATGCTATACTTGGAACAGATTACCATTTAAATAAAAGAAATATCATTACACTTTCCGGTCAATTTGCTTTCGAGGGTGAAACTAAAACCTCCGATGTGTTATTCAGTTTTTTAGATACCGACCAAGTTTTGGAACACTCCTACACCAGAAACGAACAAGTAACTGCCGATAATCCAAAATTCAGGTATGAACTTCAATACAAAAAAGATTTTGAAAGGAACAAAGACCAAATACTATTATTTAGTGCCACTGGTGATTTCTTTGCTAAGGATGAAAAAAACGAATATACCCATACCACAAATAACAGTTCATTACCTCAGCAAAAAACCAAAAACGATTATAAATTAGCTGAATATATTTTTAAACTCGATTACACATATCCTTTTTTAGAAAAATATACGCTAGAAGTGGGGTCACAATATAGTGTAAACGGAGTAAGTAACGATTATGCCATAAGTGAATTTCTAGATGAAGATTGGGTAGTTAGTCCAGACCTAACCAATATTTTTGATTATAATTTAAATGTACTGGCTTTTTATGCAACCAATGCATACCAATCCGAAAAATGGGGATTAAAAGTAGGTTTGAGATTAGAAAATACTGACCTTAAAACAAAACTACAAACCACCAACGAGCAGCACAGTAGAAATTATACGAACTTATTTCCAAGTGTTCATACTTCGTATAAGTTTACAGAGACCTTCTCACTTCAAGGAGGATATTCCAAAAGAATCTTAAGACCGAGTTTATGGGATTTAAACCCATATTATGATATAGGGAGTAATGGAGTTGCAACTAAATTTGGTACACATTTACTTAGGCCGCTTTTTTTAAATTGA
- a CDS encoding MFS transporter, which produces MKIPQLSKGLLFIMTVTTGLVVANIYYNQPLLGLMANTYGVSELNISSIPMFTQVGYALGLFLIVPLGDKLKRKKLVLIDFIFIIISLLAAAVSSTPLQLKIASLFIGLTSVVPQIMVPMAAQLASNEKRGAAIGTIMTGLFIGILGSRTLSGLIGSYLNWQAVYLIAAGIMVILFFFLIKFLPELNPDFQGNYLSLLKSIVKQFQNQPKLRVASIRGLINFSGFSIFWTTLVFLLQESPFYMGSDVTGGIGLVGIAGAITASVVGSLNDKVSKNKLIFSASGVTILSWVILGFSSASLMGIIIGAFLLDVGVQSIHITNQTIIFDGNPDSRNRINTVYMTMYFIGGALGTLIGGSVWHYFKWQGISIAGFVIGLLLIIVHLIGNKK; this is translated from the coding sequence ATGAAAATTCCCCAATTGAGTAAAGGACTTTTATTTATAATGACTGTTACCACAGGTTTGGTTGTGGCAAATATTTATTATAACCAGCCATTGCTTGGGTTAATGGCTAATACGTATGGAGTTAGCGAATTAAATATTAGTAGTATTCCCATGTTTACCCAAGTTGGATATGCTTTGGGATTGTTTCTGATTGTGCCATTAGGTGACAAACTGAAGCGCAAAAAACTAGTTCTCATCGACTTCATTTTTATCATTATTTCCCTTTTGGCTGCAGCTGTTTCTAGCACTCCACTACAACTCAAAATTGCAAGTTTGTTTATAGGTCTTACATCCGTAGTGCCACAAATTATGGTTCCAATGGCCGCACAATTAGCATCCAATGAAAAAAGAGGAGCAGCCATCGGTACGATAATGACAGGTTTGTTTATTGGCATTTTGGGTTCACGAACATTAAGCGGTTTAATTGGCTCATACCTTAACTGGCAAGCAGTTTACCTGATAGCAGCAGGGATAATGGTGATACTGTTCTTTTTTCTGATAAAATTTTTACCCGAATTAAATCCCGACTTTCAAGGCAATTACCTTTCGTTGCTCAAATCAATTGTTAAACAGTTTCAAAATCAACCCAAACTGCGTGTGGCAAGCATCAGAGGACTAATAAACTTTTCGGGGTTCAGCATTTTTTGGACAACGCTGGTTTTTCTTTTGCAGGAATCTCCTTTCTACATGGGTAGCGATGTTACCGGTGGTATAGGTTTAGTAGGTATTGCAGGTGCCATTACCGCCTCTGTGGTAGGAAGTCTAAACGATAAGGTTAGTAAAAACAAACTTATTTTTTCGGCTTCTGGAGTTACCATATTGTCATGGGTGATTCTTGGCTTTTCATCTGCAAGTCTTATGGGAATAATTATCGGAGCATTTCTATTAGATGTAGGAGTTCAATCCATACACATTACTAATCAAACAATTATTTTTGATGGAAATCCTGATTCACGAAACAGGATCAATACCGTCTATATGACCATGTATTTTATTGGTGGTGCATTGGGTACGCTAATTGGAGGTTCTGTCTGGCATTATTTCAAATGGCAGGGCATATCCATTGCAGGTTTTGTCATTGGATTATTGCTGATTATTGTTCACTTAATTGGAAATAAAAAATAG
- a CDS encoding alpha/beta fold hydrolase — MNNIEKYLLPISQFIEIDGMNVHYTIEGRGNTIVLMHGSGSSLHTFIAVSNTLKEHYQVLSLDLPGFGLTGIRPDKDYRIETYVSFLHKFLGYLSIKNFVLVGNSLGGNIAWNYAHTHFDQLNGLVLMNATGYPEKSLPLPMKMAKTAIGRFLIRRLMSRKMTEKNLRKLVGTNMTILDEEFVERVYTLGKANLDGFFDNARTKQKDNSPGIKEIKVPTLVLRGENVDGQHFAKDLPNSKEIIYPGTGHLLPDEIPLEIAASINSFVQSLL, encoded by the coding sequence ATGAATAATATCGAAAAATATCTTTTACCCATATCTCAATTTATAGAAATTGATGGTATGAATGTTCACTATACCATTGAAGGTAGGGGTAACACCATCGTTTTGATGCATGGTAGTGGTTCTTCTTTACATACATTTATTGCCGTTTCAAATACTCTGAAAGAACATTATCAGGTTTTGAGCCTGGATTTACCGGGTTTTGGCCTTACCGGAATAAGGCCTGATAAAGACTACAGAATTGAAACCTATGTTTCTTTTTTACATAAATTTCTGGGCTACCTTTCCATAAAGAATTTTGTACTTGTTGGGAATTCACTAGGAGGAAATATTGCATGGAATTATGCACATACCCATTTTGATCAACTCAACGGTTTGGTATTGATGAACGCAACTGGCTATCCGGAAAAATCACTCCCTCTCCCGATGAAAATGGCCAAAACTGCTATCGGAAGATTTCTGATAAGACGGTTGATGTCTAGGAAAATGACGGAGAAAAACCTGAGAAAATTGGTGGGAACCAACATGACCATATTGGATGAGGAATTTGTGGAAAGAGTGTATACCCTAGGCAAAGCAAACTTAGACGGCTTTTTTGACAATGCCAGAACAAAACAAAAAGACAATTCGCCAGGAATAAAAGAAATCAAAGTGCCAACGCTCGTATTGCGAGGAGAAAATGTCGATGGTCAGCACTTTGCAAAAGATTTACCCAATAGTAAAGAGATTATATATCCTGGTACAGGTCACCTGTTGCCTGATGAAATTCCTCTCGAAATTGCTGCTTCTATCAACTCATTTGTACAATCGTTATTATGA